The stretch of DNA CAGCACGGCCCACAGCTGCAGAAAGTAGGGGATGCTGCTGCGCTCAAGGCAACAAGGGCAATGTGATCGGCAGGTCAATGATAGTCATTCTGCGCCGCTGTCCGCGAGGATTAGCTCGCTCCGTGCTTGCTGCCGATCTTATCCAGCAGGCCGCTCAGCAGGGCGATGGCCAACCCCAGAACTGCAAGGGCGGCACCTACCATGGCGGGTGCCGTAAACCNCCACCNCCACGTGATCACAAGGCCGCCAACGAAGGCTCCTAGAGCATTGGCCATGTTCAGGGCAGAGTGGTTCAAGGAGGAGGCAAGAGTGGGAGCACCTGGAGAGACATCCAACAGACGAGTCTGCAGCGAGGGCACGAGCATGGACCCTGACGCGCCGATGATGAAGATCATCAATAGTGCCATCCATTGGATGTGCACTGTTGCTGCATAGATGACAAGCACTGCGGCGATGAAACCCATCATGACGTAGATGCTGCCCATGACCGACCAATCGGCCATCCGTCCGCCGATGTAGCTCCCGGCGACCATGCCCAAACCGTACAAGCCAACGATGACTGGCAAGAAGTCAGAGGCAAAACCTGCCACATCAGTCATGGTGTTTGCCACATAGGTATAGACGGCGAAGAAACCACCAAAGCCAACAATGCCTACCAACAGTGTCAGCCATACCTGGCCTCGCCGTAGCGCGCTAAGTTCCTTACGTAGGCTGGCATCAGGGTGTGCTTNTTGGGCCGGAACGAAAANCCATATGCACACCATGGTGATGACACCGATGATCCCAACCAGTACGAACAGCCAGCGCCAGCCGTATTGTTGGCCCACGAAGGTTGCCAGCGGCACACCGAGTACGTTGGCAACAGACAGGCCCATCATGACCATGGAGATAGCCCTGCCACGTTTGGTGGNGGCCACCAGCGAGGCTGCCAGCACAGCGGCCACACCAAAGAAAGCGCCATGGGGCAGGCCCGCGATGAAACGGGTGACCAGCAGTGTTGTGTAGTCTTGGGCGAAAATTGAGAGCAGGTTGCCCACAGTAAAGAGCGCCATCAAGCCCAGCGCCAGGGCGTTACGCGGCATTTTGGCGCCGATGGCAACCAGTAGGTGCGCCGATGACCACCCCAGCGCGTAGGCGGAAATCACATGGCCGGCAGTTGGCACACTGACTCCCACACCCGCGGCCACATTGGGCAGAAGTCCCATCATGGCAAATTCGGTGGTGCCGATGCCAAACCCACCAATGGCTAGCGCCAAGATGGCCCACCCCACCGCCTTGGGTGAAATTGCCGTGGTGTCGCGCACGTTGTTAAGGTCGCGCGCGTTGTTAAGCAGGGGCATGAAATAACTTTCGCAGGGTTCTTCCGCTGCCGCACTGTGCTGGCGGGCGGTGCCGGCGGCTTAGTGCGCGGCGTCAGGGATCTAGATGCTCAATTCCAGTCTAGTTCGTTACTAGAGTAGAGGGTGATGACGAAACAGATAGTGGGCGCAGCCTTGGTGGACTCCCTCGAGCAACCCGCGAAGCTCCTAGTAGCTAGGCGGAGTGCGCCGCCGGAATTTGCCGGCATGTGGGAGTTTCCCGGTGGCAAATTGAGCAGGGGAAACCCCAAGGAAGCCCTGCACCGGGAATTGGCTGAGGAGTTGGGCATCAAAGTGGGCTTGGGTTCAGAACTTCAATGCCCCACCTCACAGGGTTGGCCACTGAACGCCAGTGCCACCATGCGCGTGTGGTTAGCCCAGGTGAGCGACGGCACACCAGAACCGCTGGAAGATCATGATCTGCTGCAATGGATAGAGCTGGCAGGCCCGGGGATCCTTGAGTTGGAGTGGATTCCGGCGGACCTTCCCATCGTCCATGCGCTGAGGGCTTTCGCCAACAATCAATAAATTGGCTCACGGGTGTTGAAAATGCAGCACCCTGTGCCAGACTGGGTTCAGAAAACCCTAGGAGGTTGTGCCATGACGAGTGAAAATCACGACGAACAAACCCCAGCGGTGCCAGCGAGGAAACTAAAGAAAAGTTTC from Arthrobacter polaris encodes:
- a CDS encoding MFS transporter; translation: MPLLNNARDLNNVRDTTAISPKAVGWAILALAIGGFGIGTTEFAMMGLLPNVAAGVGVSVPTAGHVISAYALGWSSAHLLVAIGAKMPRNALALGLMALFTVGNLLSIFAQDYTTLLVTRFIAGLPHGAFFGVAAVLAASLVAXTKRGRAISMVMMGLSVANVLGVPLATFVGQQYGWRWLFVLVGIIGVITMVCIWXFVPAQXAHPDASLRKELSALRRGQVWLTLLVGIVGFGGFFAVYTYVANTMTDVAGFASDFLPVIVGLYGLGMVAGSYIGGRMADWSVMGSIYVMMGFIAAVLVIYAATVHIQWMALLMIFIIGASGSMLVPSLQTRLLDVSPGAPTLASSLNHSALNMANALGAFVGGLVITWXWXFTAPAMVGAALAVLGLAIALLSGLLDKIGSKHGAS
- a CDS encoding NUDIX domain-containing protein produces the protein MTKQIVGAALVDSLEQPAKLLVARRSAPPEFAGMWEFPGGKLSRGNPKEALHRELAEELGIKVGLGSELQCPTSQGWPLNASATMRVWLAQVSDGTPEPLEDHDLLQWIELAGPGILELEWIPADLPIVHALRAFANNQ